One Streptomyces sp. ML-6 genomic region harbors:
- a CDS encoding NAD(P)-binding protein, protein MQRIHIIGGGLAGFTAAITAAESGVRVTLHEAHHTPGGRARTAEGRYLTNEGPHALYSRGPHWAWLERRGLLGAVVGVPPLEGARLRFRLGGALRRVPPLALLRLARRGAKHAPVDVDFRTWATGQVGEEAARTASHYAAVALFHHDPGALSAAFVQERLHRAAVLPPEARYPVGGWAQVIDRMAARAWNLGVRVETASRVDAAGLADLSRQGPVVVATSLDSARGLLGDSSLVWDSGRTALIDLALRTRRGDAFAVSDLDAPGWIERFSAQDRTLAPAGQQLVQGQFPLAPEEPRSLGIARAEEVLDLGFPGWRERVEWRREATSSGRTGAVDRPGTTWRDRPAIDRGDGIYLAGDQVAAPGLLSEVSFNSGLEAALLATGATETHRPRTGRTRRTATAG, encoded by the coding sequence ATGCAGCGCATCCACATCATCGGCGGCGGCCTCGCCGGGTTCACCGCGGCGATCACCGCCGCCGAGTCCGGCGTCCGGGTGACCCTCCACGAGGCCCACCACACCCCCGGCGGACGGGCCAGGACCGCCGAGGGCAGGTACCTCACCAACGAGGGGCCGCACGCCCTCTACTCCCGCGGTCCGCACTGGGCCTGGCTCGAACGGCGGGGGCTCCTCGGCGCCGTCGTCGGCGTGCCGCCCCTCGAAGGCGCCAGGCTCCGTTTCCGGCTCGGGGGCGCCCTGCGCCGCGTCCCGCCGCTCGCCCTCCTCCGGCTCGCCCGCCGGGGCGCGAAACACGCCCCCGTCGACGTCGACTTCCGCACCTGGGCGACCGGGCAGGTCGGCGAGGAGGCCGCCCGCACGGCCTCGCACTACGCCGCCGTGGCGCTCTTCCACCACGACCCCGGCGCGCTCTCCGCCGCGTTCGTCCAGGAGCGGCTGCACCGCGCCGCCGTGCTGCCGCCCGAGGCCCGCTACCCCGTCGGCGGCTGGGCCCAGGTCATCGACCGGATGGCGGCCCGCGCCTGGAACCTCGGCGTCCGGGTCGAGACGGCGTCCCGCGTCGACGCCGCCGGCCTCGCCGACCTGAGCCGGCAGGGTCCGGTGGTCGTCGCCACCTCCCTCGACTCGGCCCGCGGCCTGCTCGGTGACTCCTCGCTGGTCTGGGACAGCGGCAGGACCGCCCTGATCGACCTGGCCCTGCGCACCCGGCGCGGCGACGCGTTCGCCGTGTCCGACCTGGACGCCCCCGGCTGGATCGAGCGCTTCAGCGCCCAGGACCGCACCCTCGCGCCCGCCGGGCAGCAGCTCGTCCAGGGACAGTTCCCCCTCGCCCCGGAGGAACCCCGGTCCCTGGGCATCGCGCGGGCCGAGGAGGTCCTCGACCTCGGCTTCCCCGGCTGGCGGGAGCGCGTCGAGTGGCGGCGCGAGGCCACCTCGTCCGGCCGCACCGGCGCGGTCGACCGGCCCGGCACCACCTGGCGCGACCGGCCCGCCATCGACCGCGGCGACGGCATCTACCTCGCGGGCGACCAGGTCGCGGCGCCCGGCCTGCTCAGCGAGGTGTCGTTCAACAGCGGCCTGGAGGCGGCCCTGCTCGCCACCGGGGCGACGGAGACCCACCGCCCCCGCACCGGCCGCACCCGTCGCACCGCGACGGCGGGGTAG
- a CDS encoding pentapeptide repeat-containing protein codes for MARSSRKTDTLATARRPQVRLPPLVPYGGAGLEPDGDYDGVRFEGTDLADGSGPGARFMDCALDGCVLDRTELGRARFIDSVLTGVRGVGTDLAGASLRDVEVVDARLGGVQLHGAVLERVLVRGGKIDYLNLRKARLKDVVFEGCVLSEPDFGDAQLTRVEFRDCVLRRVDFSSVRMDAVDLRAVAELDIARGVERLSGAVISPVQLMELAPAFAAQIGVRVET; via the coding sequence ATGGCACGCAGCAGCAGGAAGACGGACACCCTCGCGACGGCGCGGCGGCCGCAGGTGCGGCTGCCGCCGCTCGTCCCGTACGGCGGCGCGGGACTGGAGCCGGACGGCGACTACGACGGGGTGCGGTTCGAGGGGACGGACCTCGCGGACGGCTCGGGCCCCGGGGCCCGGTTCATGGACTGCGCGCTGGACGGCTGCGTGCTGGACCGCACGGAGCTGGGCAGGGCCCGGTTCATCGACTCGGTGCTGACGGGCGTACGGGGCGTGGGCACCGACCTCGCGGGGGCGTCGCTGCGCGACGTGGAGGTGGTGGACGCGCGGCTGGGCGGGGTGCAGCTGCACGGCGCGGTGCTGGAGCGGGTGCTCGTGCGCGGCGGGAAGATCGACTACCTGAATCTGCGGAAGGCGCGGCTCAAGGACGTGGTGTTCGAGGGCTGTGTGCTCTCCGAGCCGGACTTCGGGGACGCGCAGCTGACGCGGGTGGAGTTCCGCGACTGCGTGCTGAGACGGGTCGACTTCAGCTCCGTGCGGATGGACGCGGTGGACCTGCGCGCGGTCGCGGAGCTGGACATCGCGCGCGGGGTGGAGCGGCTGTCGGGCGCGGTGATCAGCCCGGTCCAGCTGATGGAACTGGCACCCGCGTTCGCGGCGCAGATCGGGGTGCGGGTGGAGACGTAA
- a CDS encoding GNAT family N-acetyltransferase, with product MIRTATPADVPVIHAMVRELAEYEKALDEVRATEEQLHEALFGERPAAYAHIAEDDDGEAVGFALWFLNFSTWRGVHGIYLEDLYVRPERRGGGHGKALLTELARICVERGYQRLEWSVLDWNAPSIAFYESLGARPQDEWTVYRLTDGALAGLGGR from the coding sequence ATGATTCGTACCGCCACCCCTGCCGACGTCCCCGTCATCCACGCCATGGTCCGTGAGCTGGCCGAATACGAGAAGGCCCTGGACGAGGTGAGGGCCACCGAGGAGCAACTGCACGAGGCGCTGTTCGGCGAGCGGCCCGCCGCGTACGCGCACATCGCCGAGGACGACGACGGCGAGGCGGTCGGCTTCGCGCTGTGGTTCCTGAACTTCTCCACCTGGCGCGGGGTGCACGGCATCTACCTGGAGGACCTGTACGTACGCCCGGAGCGGCGCGGCGGCGGGCACGGGAAGGCGCTGCTGACGGAGCTGGCCCGGATCTGCGTGGAGCGCGGCTACCAGCGTCTGGAGTGGTCGGTCCTGGACTGGAACGCCCCGTCCATCGCGTTCTACGAGTCGCTGGGCGCCCGGCCGCAGGACGAGTGGACGGTGTACCGGCTGACGGACGGGGCGCTGGCCGGACTCGGCGGGCGGTGA
- a CDS encoding 5-guanidino-2-oxopentanoate decarboxylase, producing MPGETPPEPPAATRARPSRNDLTGGEALVRALAAHGVTRAFGIPGTHNLEIYRHLAAHRIDHVNPRHEQGAGYAADAYARVSDRPGVAITTTGPALLNIAAAVGQAYSDSVPLLVVSPGMPLRHPRQSTGLLHETRGRAEVLRDVAAVSHRVSSVEEIGAAVARAFTLFRTRRPRPVHIEIPLDLLTAVEPAGPVRTAPPLSPAAADPDALAAAAGALRAAVRPGIVLGGGARGAAAECLRLAVELGAPVVTSANGKGIVAETHPLSLGVSLHSPAVRHWLAECDVVLAVGTELAESDLWEPLPALGGTLVRADIDPAQMYAEPPADVPLVGDARPTLHALIAALSESAPDPARAGADPARPEADPARAGASQAVEAHQAVEAHRVVAALREERNAESHSRDAHLLPYLAAIGSVLPANAVLTSDSAQCCYYGALPHLPITPEGRYLHPTGFGTLGYALPAAIGAKVADPTRPVVALSGDGGLQFSVQELATAVQLGFPLPVVVFDNGGYGEIRDEMVSRGDRPIAVDLPRVDLPALARAYGGHGTRADSPEALAGALRRALDTPGPTLITVPQELPR from the coding sequence GTGCCTGGAGAAACCCCGCCCGAACCGCCCGCGGCCACCCGCGCCCGGCCCTCGCGGAACGACCTCACCGGCGGGGAGGCCCTGGTGCGGGCGCTCGCCGCGCACGGCGTGACCCGGGCGTTCGGCATCCCCGGTACCCACAACCTGGAGATCTACCGGCATCTGGCCGCCCACCGCATCGACCACGTCAACCCCCGCCACGAACAGGGCGCGGGCTACGCCGCCGACGCCTATGCCCGGGTCAGCGACCGGCCCGGCGTGGCGATCACCACCACCGGCCCGGCCCTGCTGAACATCGCGGCCGCCGTCGGCCAGGCGTACTCCGACAGCGTTCCGCTGCTCGTCGTCTCGCCCGGCATGCCGCTGCGCCACCCCCGGCAGTCGACCGGCCTGCTGCACGAGACGCGCGGCCGGGCCGAGGTCCTGCGGGACGTCGCGGCCGTCAGCCACCGGGTGTCCTCGGTCGAGGAGATCGGGGCGGCGGTCGCCCGCGCCTTCACCCTCTTCCGCACGCGGCGCCCCCGGCCCGTGCACATCGAGATACCGCTGGACCTGCTCACCGCCGTGGAACCGGCCGGACCGGTACGGACCGCCCCGCCCCTCTCCCCCGCAGCGGCGGACCCGGACGCGCTCGCGGCGGCGGCCGGGGCGCTGCGTGCGGCCGTGCGGCCCGGGATCGTGCTCGGTGGCGGGGCGCGCGGGGCCGCCGCCGAGTGCCTGCGGCTGGCCGTGGAACTGGGCGCGCCCGTGGTGACCTCGGCCAACGGCAAGGGGATCGTCGCGGAGACCCATCCGCTGTCGCTCGGCGTCTCCCTGCACAGCCCGGCCGTGCGGCACTGGCTGGCGGAGTGCGACGTGGTGCTCGCCGTCGGCACCGAACTCGCCGAGTCCGACCTGTGGGAGCCGCTGCCCGCGCTCGGCGGCACCCTCGTCCGGGCCGACATCGACCCGGCGCAGATGTACGCGGAACCGCCCGCCGACGTCCCCCTGGTCGGCGACGCCCGCCCCACCCTGCACGCCCTCATCGCGGCCCTGTCCGAATCCGCCCCTGACCCCGCGCGCGCCGGAGCCGACCCCGCACGCCCCGAAGCCGACCCCGCGCGCGCCGGAGCGTCCCAGGCTGTGGAAGCGCACCAGGCCGTCGAAGCCCACCGGGTCGTCGCCGCGCTGCGGGAGGAGCGGAACGCCGAGTCCCACAGCCGGGACGCGCATCTGCTGCCGTACCTGGCGGCGATCGGGTCGGTGCTCCCCGCGAACGCGGTGCTCACCTCCGACAGCGCCCAGTGCTGCTACTACGGCGCGCTCCCGCACCTGCCGATCACCCCCGAGGGCCGCTACCTGCACCCGACGGGCTTCGGCACGCTCGGCTACGCGCTGCCCGCCGCCATCGGCGCCAAGGTCGCCGACCCCACCCGCCCGGTCGTCGCGCTGAGCGGCGACGGGGGCCTCCAGTTCTCCGTGCAGGAACTGGCCACCGCCGTGCAGTTGGGCTTCCCGCTGCCCGTCGTGGTCTTCGACAACGGCGGCTACGGCGAGATCCGCGACGAGATGGTGTCCCGCGGCGACCGCCCCATCGCGGTGGACCTGCCGCGGGTCGACCTGCCCGCCCTGGCCCGCGCCTACGGCGGCCACGGCACCCGCGCCGACTCGCCCGAGGCGCTCGCCGGGGCCCTGCGCCGGGCCCTGGACACCCCGGGCCCCACCCTCATCACCGTCCCCCAGGAGCTCCCGCGATGA
- the ugpC gene encoding sn-glycerol-3-phosphate ABC transporter ATP-binding protein UgpC — protein sequence MASVTFDKASRVYPGSTKPAVDQLEIDIADGEFLVLVGPSGCGKSTSLRMLAGLEDVNGGAIRIGDRDVTHLPPKDRDIAMVFQNYALYPHMTVADNMGFALKIAGVNKTEIRAKVEEAAKMLDLTDYLDRKPKALSGGQRQRVAMGRAIVREPQVFLMDEPLSNLDAKLRVSTRTQIASLQRRLGITTVYVTHDQVEALTMGDRVAVLKDGLLQQVDSPRNMYDKPANLFVAGFIGSPAMNLVEVPITDGGVKFGNSVVPVSREALSAAADKGDTTVTVGIRPEHFDIVEHGGAAAKSMSKDSSDAPAGLAVSVNVVEELGADGFVYGSARVGGEDKDLVVRVGGRAVPEKGTKLHVVPRPDELHVFSTSTGARLTD from the coding sequence ATGGCCAGTGTCACGTTCGACAAGGCGTCCCGCGTCTACCCCGGCTCCACGAAGCCGGCCGTGGACCAGCTGGAGATCGACATCGCGGACGGCGAGTTCCTCGTCCTCGTCGGCCCCTCCGGTTGTGGCAAGTCGACCTCCCTGCGCATGCTCGCGGGTCTCGAGGACGTCAACGGCGGCGCGATCCGCATCGGTGACCGCGACGTCACGCACCTGCCGCCGAAGGACCGGGACATCGCCATGGTGTTCCAGAACTACGCGCTCTACCCGCACATGACCGTCGCGGACAACATGGGCTTCGCGCTCAAGATCGCCGGGGTCAACAAGACCGAGATCCGGGCGAAGGTCGAAGAGGCTGCCAAGATGCTGGACCTCACCGACTACCTGGACCGCAAGCCGAAGGCGCTCTCCGGTGGTCAGCGTCAGCGTGTGGCGATGGGCCGCGCCATCGTGCGCGAGCCGCAGGTCTTCCTCATGGACGAGCCGCTGTCGAACCTCGACGCCAAGCTCCGCGTCTCCACCCGTACGCAGATCGCCTCGCTCCAGCGCCGCCTGGGCATCACGACCGTGTACGTCACCCACGACCAGGTCGAGGCCCTCACCATGGGCGACCGGGTCGCGGTCCTCAAGGACGGTCTGCTCCAGCAGGTCGACTCGCCGCGCAACATGTACGACAAGCCGGCGAACCTCTTCGTGGCCGGCTTCATCGGCTCCCCGGCCATGAACCTGGTCGAGGTCCCGATCACCGACGGCGGCGTGAAGTTCGGCAACAGCGTCGTCCCGGTCTCCCGCGAGGCGCTCTCCGCCGCCGCGGACAAGGGCGACACGACCGTCACGGTCGGCATCCGCCCCGAGCACTTCGACATCGTCGAGCACGGCGGCGCCGCCGCGAAGTCCATGTCCAAGGACAGCTCGGACGCCCCGGCCGGCCTGGCCGTCTCGGTCAACGTGGTCGAGGAGCTCGGCGCCGACGGCTTCGTCTACGGCTCCGCGCGGGTCGGCGGCGAGGACAAGGACCTGGTCGTCCGCGTCGGCGGCCGCGCCGTCCCGGAGAAGGGCACCAAGCTCCACGTCGTGCCGCGCCCGGACGAGCTGCACGTCTTCTCCACCTCGACGGGCGCCCGCCTCACCGACTGA
- a CDS encoding nucleotidyltransferase family protein, with protein MHTYPTQAVVLAGGQGSRLRPYTDDRPKPMVEIPGTGTPIIGHQLSWLAAEGVTDAVVSCGHLAEVLQEWLASAVLPLRVTTVVESEPLGRGGGLKYAAARLPDPEQPWYATNGDIWTRFSLREMAAFHTERDATATLALARPRIPWGAVETDAFGHITDFIESPPSPYLINAGVYVFSPAFTKLLPDRGDHERTTFPGLARERRLAGYPLPQGAYWRAIDTAKDLTEAAKELGAR; from the coding sequence ATGCATACGTATCCGACGCAGGCCGTGGTCCTGGCAGGCGGCCAGGGGTCGCGCCTGCGCCCGTACACCGATGACCGCCCCAAGCCGATGGTCGAGATCCCGGGCACCGGGACTCCGATCATCGGCCATCAGCTTTCCTGGCTGGCCGCCGAGGGCGTGACCGACGCCGTGGTGTCGTGCGGTCACCTGGCCGAGGTGCTGCAGGAGTGGCTGGCCTCCGCGGTGCTGCCGCTGCGCGTGACCACCGTCGTGGAGTCCGAGCCGCTGGGACGCGGCGGCGGACTGAAGTACGCGGCCGCCCGGCTGCCCGACCCCGAACAGCCCTGGTACGCCACCAACGGCGACATCTGGACGCGCTTCTCCCTGCGCGAGATGGCCGCGTTCCACACCGAACGCGACGCGACCGCCACCCTGGCCCTGGCCCGTCCCCGCATCCCCTGGGGTGCCGTGGAGACGGACGCGTTCGGGCACATCACCGACTTCATCGAGTCGCCGCCCTCGCCGTACCTGATCAACGCCGGGGTGTACGTCTTCTCCCCGGCGTTCACGAAACTGCTGCCGGACCGGGGCGACCACGAGCGGACGACGTTCCCCGGGCTGGCCCGTGAGCGCAGGCTCGCCGGGTACCCGCTGCCGCAAGGGGCGTACTGGCGGGCCATCGACACGGCGAAGGACCTGACCGAGGCGGCCAAGGAACTCGGCGCCCGATAG
- a CDS encoding response regulator transcription factor, with protein sequence MTATPPVRILLCDDHVVVRAGLLALLGSEPDIEVVGEAGSGEEAVALSAKLTPDVVLMDLQLGEGIDGVEATRRIAATGVHVLVLTTYDTDADITRAIEAGATGYLLKAERPEELFAAIRSAAQGRTTLSPPVASRVMARMRKPLPTLTDRELDILAQLSQGLGNRDIARALFISEATVKTHLGRIYDKLGVDTRAGAVAVAKEQRLLP encoded by the coding sequence ATGACCGCGACGCCGCCCGTACGCATCCTGCTCTGCGACGACCACGTCGTCGTACGCGCCGGTCTGCTCGCCCTCCTCGGCAGCGAACCGGACATCGAGGTCGTCGGCGAGGCCGGCAGCGGCGAGGAGGCCGTCGCCCTGTCCGCCAAGCTCACCCCGGACGTCGTCCTGATGGACCTTCAGCTCGGCGAGGGCATCGACGGCGTCGAGGCGACCCGCCGCATCGCCGCCACCGGCGTCCACGTGCTGGTCCTCACGACGTACGACACGGACGCCGACATCACCCGCGCCATCGAGGCGGGCGCCACCGGCTACCTGTTGAAGGCCGAGCGCCCGGAGGAACTGTTCGCCGCGATCCGCTCGGCCGCCCAGGGCCGTACGACGCTCTCCCCGCCGGTGGCCAGCCGGGTCATGGCCCGGATGCGCAAGCCCCTGCCCACCCTCACCGACCGGGAGCTCGACATCCTGGCCCAGCTCTCCCAGGGCCTGGGCAACCGCGACATCGCCCGTGCCCTGTTCATCAGCGAGGCCACGGTCAAGACCCACCTGGGCCGGATCTACGACAAGCTCGGCGTCGACACCCGCGCGGGCGCCGTCGCTGTGGCGAAGGAACAGCGCCTGCTGCCGTGA
- a CDS encoding Glu/Leu/Phe/Val dehydrogenase dimerization domain-containing protein produces the protein MTTSPTTSPTASPASPLPPPISPFTPLVSLTWTDEETGHQGHLVIDRLVRGVSSGGLRMRAGCTLEEVTGLARGMSMKEVLHYDPRNRYIPLGGAKGGIDCDPRDPAAYGVLVRYLRAVRPYVEQFWTTGEDLGLTQDLVDRAAAEAGLDSSIQAVYPLLDDEEAARRRLADAFAIDVDGIGLDELVGGCGVAESVLTALDRAGVAHRGIRVAVQGFGTMGGATARFLDRAGLRVVAVADVKGTVANPAGLDVEALLAARDGHGAVDRAALRPEDRELPADAWLTTGAEVLVPAAVSYAIDTTNQARITARWVVEAANMPVLPEAEALLAARGITVLPDVVVNSGTNAWWWWTLFGDIGADADEAFAHTRRSMRTLVDLVLTRAEAENRTPRAAAHALAADRLPLIAERFGSFRRPAR, from the coding sequence ATGACCACCTCCCCGACCACGTCCCCGACCGCCTCGCCGGCCTCCCCCCTCCCCCCGCCGATATCCCCCTTCACCCCGCTGGTCTCCCTCACCTGGACCGACGAGGAGACCGGCCACCAGGGGCACCTGGTGATAGACCGGCTGGTGCGCGGCGTCTCCAGCGGCGGCCTGCGGATGCGCGCCGGCTGCACGCTGGAGGAGGTCACCGGCCTGGCCCGGGGCATGTCGATGAAGGAGGTGCTGCACTACGACCCGCGAAACCGCTACATCCCGCTGGGCGGCGCCAAGGGCGGCATCGACTGCGACCCCCGCGACCCCGCCGCCTACGGTGTCCTCGTCCGCTACCTGCGTGCCGTGCGCCCCTACGTCGAGCAGTTCTGGACCACCGGCGAGGACCTCGGGCTGACCCAGGACCTCGTGGACCGGGCCGCCGCCGAGGCCGGCCTGGACTCCTCCATCCAGGCCGTGTACCCGCTCCTCGACGACGAGGAGGCCGCCCGGCGGCGCCTCGCCGACGCCTTCGCCATCGACGTGGACGGCATCGGCCTGGACGAACTGGTGGGCGGCTGCGGCGTCGCCGAATCCGTGCTCACCGCGCTGGACCGGGCCGGGGTCGCCCACCGGGGCATCCGCGTCGCGGTGCAGGGCTTCGGCACGATGGGCGGCGCCACCGCCCGCTTCCTGGACCGGGCCGGACTGCGCGTCGTCGCCGTCGCCGACGTCAAGGGCACCGTCGCCAACCCCGCGGGACTGGACGTCGAGGCGCTGCTCGCCGCCCGCGACGGCCACGGCGCGGTGGACCGTGCGGCACTCCGCCCCGAGGACCGCGAGCTGCCGGCCGACGCCTGGCTGACGACCGGGGCGGAGGTGCTGGTGCCGGCCGCCGTCTCGTACGCCATCGACACCACCAACCAGGCCCGGATCACCGCCCGTTGGGTCGTCGAGGCCGCCAACATGCCGGTGCTCCCGGAGGCGGAGGCGCTGCTCGCCGCCCGCGGCATCACCGTCCTGCCGGACGTCGTCGTCAACTCCGGCACCAACGCCTGGTGGTGGTGGACGCTCTTCGGGGACATCGGCGCCGACGCCGACGAGGCGTTCGCCCACACCCGCCGGTCGATGCGCACCCTGGTCGATCTGGTGCTGACCCGCGCCGAGGCCGAGAACCGCACCCCCCGGGCCGCCGCGCACGCCCTGGCCGCCGACCGGCTCCCGCTCATCGCGGAACGCTTCGGATCGTTCCGCCGACCGGCCCGCTGA
- a CDS encoding FAD-dependent oxidoreductase, giving the protein MSTVSTVNGGISFWYADQGTPPAREPLPGDTTADVCIVGGGYTGLWTAYYLKKAVPFLNITILEARFCGYGASGRNGGWLYNGIAGRDRYAKLHGHEAAVRLQQAMNETVDEVVRVAAEEGIDADIHRGGVLEVAYTPAQLARLKDFHSVEIAFGETDRVLRGARETCERVNVTGAVGSTWTPHGARLHPVKLVKGLAATVEALGVTIHESTPVTEIRPKHAHTPYGTVRAPYVLRCTEGFTASLKGQRRTWLPMNSSMIVTEPLPQSVWDTIGWDGRETLGDMAHAYMYAQRTADDRIALGGRGVPYRFGSATDNDGRTRPATVEALREILVRLFPTTAGARIDHAWSGVLGVPRDWCATVTLDRSTGLGWAGGYVGSGVATANLAARTLRDLIQQDSGQSGPTELTELPWVGHKVRRWEPEPFRWIGVHGMYAAYRSADRRELTSPRAGTDPVAKLADRLAGRH; this is encoded by the coding sequence ATGAGCACCGTCAGCACCGTCAACGGCGGCATATCGTTCTGGTACGCGGACCAGGGCACTCCCCCCGCCCGGGAGCCCCTGCCCGGCGACACCACCGCCGACGTCTGCATCGTCGGGGGCGGATACACCGGGCTGTGGACCGCCTACTACCTCAAGAAGGCCGTCCCCTTCCTCAACATCACCATCCTGGAAGCCAGGTTCTGCGGATACGGCGCCTCCGGACGCAACGGCGGCTGGCTCTACAACGGCATCGCGGGCCGCGACCGCTATGCGAAGCTCCACGGCCACGAGGCCGCCGTCCGCCTCCAGCAGGCGATGAACGAGACCGTCGACGAGGTCGTGCGGGTGGCCGCCGAGGAGGGCATCGACGCCGACATCCACCGGGGCGGGGTCCTCGAAGTCGCCTACACGCCCGCTCAGTTGGCCAGGCTCAAGGACTTCCACTCGGTGGAGATCGCCTTCGGCGAGACGGACCGCGTCCTGCGCGGCGCCCGCGAGACCTGCGAACGCGTCAACGTCACCGGGGCCGTCGGCTCCACCTGGACCCCGCACGGCGCCCGGCTGCACCCGGTCAAGCTCGTCAAGGGCCTCGCCGCGACCGTCGAGGCGCTCGGCGTGACCATCCACGAGTCGACGCCCGTCACCGAGATCAGGCCCAAGCACGCCCACACCCCGTACGGCACCGTTCGCGCCCCGTACGTCCTGCGCTGCACCGAGGGCTTCACCGCGAGCCTCAAGGGCCAGCGGCGCACCTGGCTCCCCATGAACTCCTCGATGATCGTGACCGAGCCGCTGCCGCAGTCCGTCTGGGACACCATCGGCTGGGACGGCCGCGAGACCCTCGGCGACATGGCGCACGCCTACATGTACGCCCAGCGCACCGCGGACGACCGGATCGCGCTCGGCGGCCGGGGCGTCCCGTACCGCTTCGGCTCGGCCACCGACAACGACGGCCGCACCCGGCCCGCGACCGTCGAGGCGCTGCGCGAGATCCTCGTCCGGCTCTTCCCCACCACCGCGGGCGCCCGCATCGACCACGCCTGGTCGGGGGTGCTCGGCGTCCCCCGCGACTGGTGCGCCACCGTCACCCTCGACCGCTCCACCGGCCTCGGCTGGGCGGGCGGGTACGTGGGCTCCGGCGTCGCCACCGCCAATCTCGCCGCCCGCACCCTGCGCGACCTGATCCAGCAGGACTCCGGCCAGAGCGGCCCCACCGAACTGACCGAACTGCCCTGGGTCGGCCACAAGGTCCGCCGCTGGGAGCCGGAGCCCTTCCGCTGGATCGGCGTCCACGGGATGTACGCCGCCTACCGCTCCGCCGACCGCCGCGAACTCACCTCGCCGCGGGCCGGCACGGACCCGGTCGCGAAGCTCGCGGACCGGCTGGCCGGGCGGCACTGA
- a CDS encoding winged helix-turn-helix domain-containing protein has protein sequence MELRIHFTADDLARTTVATRPDDMWELVNSLHILQSPRPPSEYGPWLHHVRTRFTERDLRSLVRYVTALVPYRGAFPDFLTPSGADGFEAALDLVRATPAARLREELAVHFRHRTPPPWARLLADGDRHARQELQDALTTYHRELLAPQLPVIGETFHLARAQHSRDILAGGVEQLLHTLPPSIHWRSPTLVADYPRDRDLHLRGRGITLIPSFFCTKCPITLIDPDLPPVLVYPVTGRPLPETGPEGLTDLLGRTRALVLQALTPPCSTGELAVRTGVSIGTASKHASVLRRAGLVTSTRKGCMVLHALTPLGHALTRPRRVR, from the coding sequence ATGGAACTGCGCATCCACTTCACTGCGGACGACCTGGCACGGACCACGGTGGCCACCCGGCCGGACGACATGTGGGAATTGGTCAACAGCCTCCACATTCTCCAGTCCCCGCGGCCACCGTCGGAGTACGGGCCCTGGCTGCACCACGTCCGGACCCGATTCACCGAACGGGACCTCAGATCCCTCGTCCGGTACGTGACCGCTCTCGTCCCGTACCGGGGGGCCTTCCCCGATTTCCTCACCCCGTCGGGCGCGGACGGTTTCGAGGCCGCGCTCGACCTCGTCCGCGCCACCCCGGCCGCCCGGCTCCGCGAGGAACTCGCCGTCCACTTCCGGCACCGCACCCCGCCCCCGTGGGCCCGCCTGCTCGCCGACGGCGACCGCCACGCCCGGCAGGAACTCCAGGACGCCCTCACCACGTACCACCGCGAACTGCTCGCGCCCCAACTCCCCGTGATCGGCGAGACGTTCCACCTCGCACGCGCCCAGCACAGCCGGGACATCCTGGCGGGCGGCGTCGAACAGCTCCTGCACACCCTGCCGCCGTCGATCCACTGGCGGTCCCCGACCCTGGTCGCCGACTACCCGCGCGACCGCGACCTGCACCTGCGCGGCCGGGGCATCACGCTGATCCCCTCGTTCTTCTGCACGAAGTGCCCGATCACGCTCATCGATCCGGACCTTCCCCCCGTCCTGGTCTACCCCGTCACCGGCCGCCCCCTGCCGGAGACGGGACCCGAGGGCCTGACCGACCTGCTGGGACGAACCCGCGCCCTGGTCCTCCAGGCGCTGACCCCGCCCTGCTCGACCGGCGAACTGGCCGTCCGCACCGGCGTGTCCATCGGCACCGCGAGCAAGCACGCCTCGGTCCTGCGCCGCGCGGGACTCGTCACCAGCACCCGGAAGGGCTGCATGGTGCTGCACGCCCTGACCCCACTCGGCCACGCCCTGACCCGCCCCCGCCGCGTCCGCTGA